A part of Myxococcus landrumus genomic DNA contains:
- a CDS encoding PTS sugar transporter subunit IIA, translating to MRIAEFLSPEAVIADMQSRTKPEVLRELSVTLVRAHPQLQEERLVEVLREREKLGSTGIGEGVAIPHGKLSGMTQLQAAFGVSRAGVDFEAIDGKPTHLFFALVAPENSAGVHLKALARISRLFKNPRFRASILEAPTAADIHALIIQEDARP from the coding sequence GTGAGAATCGCCGAGTTCCTCAGCCCCGAAGCCGTCATCGCGGACATGCAGTCGCGGACGAAGCCAGAGGTGTTGCGCGAGCTGAGTGTCACGTTGGTGCGGGCCCACCCCCAGCTCCAGGAGGAGCGGTTGGTGGAGGTGCTGCGAGAGCGCGAGAAGCTGGGCAGCACCGGCATCGGCGAGGGGGTGGCCATTCCCCACGGCAAGCTGTCGGGCATGACGCAGCTCCAGGCGGCCTTCGGCGTGTCCCGGGCGGGCGTGGACTTCGAGGCCATCGACGGCAAGCCCACCCACCTGTTCTTCGCGCTGGTGGCCCCGGAGAACAGCGCCGGCGTCCACCTCAAGGCGCTGGCACGCATCTCCCGCCTCTTCAAGAACCCGCGCTTCCGGGCCTCCATCCTCGAGGCACCCACGGCCGCGGACATCCACGCGCTCATCATCCAGGAAGACGCTCGGCCCTGA
- a CDS encoding single-stranded DNA-binding protein — MAGGVNKVILIGNLGADPEVRFTPGGQAVANFRIATSESWNDKNGQKQERTEWHRIVVWGKLAELCGEYLKKGRQCYVEGRLQTREWTDKENRKNYTTEVVANAVTFLGGRDAGDGMGGGGGGGGGRRQFGGQQQRGGMEGDYGQPPPMDDGMGGGGGGGGNNEDDIPF; from the coding sequence ATGGCAGGTGGCGTGAACAAGGTCATCCTCATCGGCAACCTGGGGGCGGACCCTGAGGTGCGCTTCACTCCGGGCGGCCAGGCGGTGGCGAACTTCCGCATCGCGACGAGCGAGAGCTGGAACGACAAGAACGGCCAGAAGCAGGAGCGCACCGAGTGGCACCGCATCGTCGTCTGGGGAAAGCTCGCGGAGCTCTGCGGCGAGTACCTGAAGAAGGGACGCCAGTGCTACGTCGAGGGGCGCCTGCAGACGCGCGAGTGGACCGACAAGGAGAACCGGAAGAACTACACCACGGAGGTCGTCGCCAACGCGGTGACGTTCCTGGGCGGTCGTGACGCCGGGGACGGCATGGGCGGTGGTGGTGGCGGAGGTGGTGGGCGCCGGCAGTTCGGCGGCCAGCAGCAGCGCGGCGGCATGGAGGGTGACTACGGCCAGCCGCCCCCCATGGATGACGGCATGGGCGGTGGTGGTGGCGGTGGCGGCAACAACGAGGACGACATCCCGTTCTGA
- a CDS encoding LptA/OstA family protein, giving the protein MIEFLVMAFFVAQPMPAAAAPTDGGTPPAADAGSASPSPLGPVDLKEPVQITADLIEGGKSQATLTGNVKVTHRTLVLKCDRMTAYFTQPRVVTRVVCTGGVNAVDGDRMARGERAEYDVASGVLVVTGSPEARQGTTYMRGTKVRLTLGSERLDVENAVIIFESPPASPAPSKRKGASAPGRATPAPAEPGKAPAR; this is encoded by the coding sequence GTGATTGAGTTCCTCGTGATGGCCTTCTTCGTGGCCCAGCCGATGCCGGCCGCGGCCGCGCCCACCGATGGCGGGACGCCTCCGGCCGCGGACGCGGGCAGTGCGAGCCCCAGCCCCTTGGGGCCCGTGGACCTGAAGGAGCCGGTGCAAATCACCGCCGACCTCATCGAGGGCGGCAAGTCGCAGGCGACACTCACGGGCAACGTGAAGGTGACGCACCGGACGCTCGTCCTGAAGTGCGACCGGATGACGGCCTACTTCACCCAGCCGCGCGTGGTGACGCGCGTGGTGTGCACGGGGGGCGTGAATGCCGTGGACGGGGACCGCATGGCCCGGGGCGAGCGCGCCGAGTACGACGTGGCCAGCGGCGTGCTCGTCGTCACCGGCTCGCCCGAGGCTCGCCAGGGAACCACGTACATGCGTGGGACGAAGGTTCGCCTCACGCTGGGGAGTGAGCGGCTCGACGTGGAGAACGCCGTCATCATCTTCGAGTCCCCGCCGGCCTCCCCCGCGCCGTCCAAGCGGAAGGGCGCGTCCGCGCCTGGCCGCGCCACGCCCGCGCCCGCCGAGCCCGGCAAGGCCCCCGCGCGATGA
- a CDS encoding GNAT family N-acetyltransferase, with protein sequence MSAPVFFETDAGVPRRELVPLVAPPVVLEGRTVRLEPLGLEHAPALASLCEDSLFAFFSVVLRTQEDVERFITRALGAAEKGTERPFVILERETGLPVGTTSYLDIQRDFRTLEIGWTWLGRRVWRTRVNTECKYLLLRHAFETLDVMRVQLKTDRRNARSRAAIERMGGKLEGILRNHMLVRGGVVRDSAYYSVIDTEWPEVKARLEGFLLQGA encoded by the coding sequence ATGAGCGCCCCTGTTTTTTTCGAGACCGATGCCGGTGTCCCTCGCCGGGAGCTGGTGCCCCTGGTGGCTCCTCCTGTCGTGCTGGAGGGGCGCACCGTCCGGCTGGAGCCGCTGGGGCTGGAGCACGCTCCGGCCCTGGCCTCGCTGTGTGAGGACTCCCTCTTCGCGTTCTTCTCCGTGGTGCTGCGCACCCAGGAGGACGTGGAGCGGTTCATCACCCGCGCGCTTGGGGCCGCGGAGAAGGGCACCGAGCGCCCCTTCGTCATCCTGGAGCGCGAGACGGGGCTCCCGGTGGGCACCACGAGCTATCTCGACATCCAGCGGGACTTCCGGACGCTGGAGATTGGCTGGACGTGGCTGGGCCGCCGGGTGTGGCGCACGCGCGTCAACACCGAGTGCAAGTACCTGCTCCTGCGCCACGCCTTCGAGACGCTCGACGTCATGCGCGTGCAGCTCAAGACGGACCGGCGCAATGCGCGCTCTCGCGCGGCCATCGAGCGGATGGGTGGGAAGCTGGAGGGCATCCTGCGCAACCACATGCTGGTGCGCGGTGGGGTGGTGCGCGACAGCGCCTACTACAGCGTCATCGACACGGAGTGGCCCGAGGTGAAGGCCCGGCTGGAGGGCTTCCTCCTGCAAGGCGCTTGA
- the lptB gene encoding LPS export ABC transporter ATP-binding protein, protein MSDDAKLYAEGLKKAFRGRQVVNGVSFTVSPGEVVGLLGPNGAGKTTSFNMVVGLVTPDAGRVRIGDEDLTHLPMHRRARRGVGYLPQEASVFRKLTVRDNFLAVLELQKGLDKRGREARASSILEEFGLSHVAESLGGTLSGGERRRAEIARSLLPSPRFILFDEPFAGVDPINVGDLQRQIFLLRERGLGVLITDHNVQDTLGICDRAYIITQGQILEEGTPAEIAASPRARAVYLGERFRLQEPV, encoded by the coding sequence ATGAGCGACGACGCGAAGCTGTACGCCGAGGGGCTGAAGAAGGCCTTTCGTGGCCGCCAGGTCGTCAATGGCGTCTCCTTCACCGTGTCCCCGGGCGAAGTGGTGGGCCTGCTGGGCCCCAACGGCGCCGGCAAGACGACCAGCTTCAACATGGTGGTGGGCCTGGTGACGCCCGACGCGGGCCGCGTGCGCATTGGTGACGAGGACCTCACGCACCTGCCCATGCACCGCCGCGCGCGCCGGGGCGTGGGCTACCTGCCCCAGGAAGCCTCCGTCTTCCGCAAGCTCACCGTGCGCGACAACTTCCTGGCCGTGCTGGAGCTCCAGAAGGGCCTGGACAAGCGCGGACGGGAGGCTCGCGCCAGCTCCATCCTCGAGGAGTTCGGCCTCTCCCACGTGGCCGAGTCCCTGGGCGGCACCCTCTCCGGTGGCGAGCGGCGCCGCGCCGAGATTGCCCGGAGCCTGTTGCCCTCCCCCCGCTTCATCCTCTTCGATGAGCCCTTCGCCGGCGTGGACCCCATCAACGTGGGCGACCTCCAGCGGCAAATCTTCCTCCTCCGTGAGCGTGGACTCGGCGTCCTCATCACGGACCACAATGTCCAGGACACCCTGGGCATCTGTGATAGGGCGTACATCATCACACAAGGGCAGATCCTGGAGGAGGGGACCCCCGCCGAGATTGCGGCCTCTCCCCGCGCCCGAGCCGTCTACCTGGGGGAGCGGTTCCGTCTCCAGGAGCCTGTCTAG
- the dtd gene encoding D-aminoacyl-tRNA deacylase, translating to MRAVVQRVLEASVTVDGQRVSDIGPGLLVLLGVGKGDTEADVAWMVEKLATLRIFEDAAGKMNLSLEDTSRQLIVVSQFTLYGDARKGRRPSFIDAMEPTTAKALYERACEGLRQRGLSVGTGIFAADMKVALVNDGPVTLLLESPGASTAAPQP from the coding sequence ATGCGAGCCGTGGTGCAGCGGGTATTGGAAGCGTCGGTGACGGTGGATGGGCAACGGGTGAGTGACATCGGCCCCGGCCTGCTGGTGCTCCTGGGCGTGGGCAAGGGTGACACCGAGGCCGACGTGGCGTGGATGGTGGAGAAGCTGGCCACCTTGCGCATCTTCGAGGACGCCGCCGGGAAGATGAACCTCTCGCTGGAGGACACCTCCCGCCAGCTCATCGTCGTCAGCCAATTCACCCTCTACGGCGACGCGCGCAAGGGGCGCCGCCCCAGCTTCATCGACGCGATGGAGCCCACCACCGCCAAGGCCCTCTACGAGCGCGCCTGCGAGGGCCTCCGGCAACGCGGCCTGAGCGTGGGCACCGGCATCTTCGCCGCGGACATGAAGGTAGCCCTCGTCAATGACGGCCCCGTCACCCTCCTCCTGGAGAGCCCTGGCGCGAGCACCGCCGCGCCCCAGCCCTAG
- a CDS encoding succinate dehydrogenase translates to MSTQAATADAVSNKTPLLKSRLGSFLAVVPLSIWVVNHLWNNLSAFDGAAAWQQSVTTYSNPYSQVLTFVIVILPLLFHTGWGIVRLFSFKPNNGRYNNYGNLKYLLQRVSALGVLAFLGAHIWLAFLRPRLLLGHPELFSDIAQQMHFHTPTLAVYLLGTLGTAYHLANGLQGFAMGWGLLGTERSMRRFEPVALALFALLTAMSWGVIYALYTAGASFGPPA, encoded by the coding sequence ATGAGCACCCAGGCCGCTACAGCCGACGCCGTTTCCAACAAGACGCCGCTCCTCAAGTCCCGCCTGGGCTCGTTCCTCGCGGTGGTCCCCTTGAGCATCTGGGTGGTCAACCACCTCTGGAACAACCTCTCCGCCTTCGACGGCGCCGCCGCGTGGCAGCAGTCCGTCACGACGTACTCCAACCCGTACTCGCAGGTCCTGACGTTCGTCATCGTCATCCTGCCCCTGCTGTTCCACACCGGGTGGGGCATCGTCCGGCTCTTCAGCTTCAAGCCGAACAACGGCCGCTACAACAACTACGGCAACCTCAAGTACCTGCTCCAGCGCGTCTCCGCCCTGGGCGTGCTCGCCTTCCTGGGCGCCCACATCTGGCTGGCCTTCCTGCGTCCGCGCCTGCTCCTGGGCCACCCCGAGCTGTTCTCGGACATCGCCCAGCAGATGCACTTCCACACGCCCACCCTGGCCGTCTACCTGCTGGGGACGCTGGGCACCGCGTACCACCTGGCCAACGGCCTCCAGGGCTTCGCCATGGGCTGGGGCCTGCTCGGCACCGAGCGCTCCATGCGCCGCTTCGAGCCGGTCGCCCTCGCCCTCTTCGCGCTGCTGACGGCGATGAGCTGGGGCGTCATCTACGCGCTCTACACCGCGGGCGCGTCCTTCGGTCCTCCGGCCTGA
- a CDS encoding Leu/Phe/Val dehydrogenase: MSYFTQLLEGGYEAVHLLSDSRTGLKAIVGMHNTRLGPGLGGTRALSTYTSEEEAVADALRLARGMTYKAALAGLPHGGGKAVIMLPRGNFDRAKLFESFGRAVESLCGRYITTEDSGTSTDDMEHVRKHTKYVVGLKERSGDPSPVTAFGVARAMEATAKNVFGSADLKGLRVTVLGVGHVGMYLVKELHERGAKVWVSDINAASVEHAVKHYGATAVDADTLHRMEADVFAPCALGGAINDATLPLLKVKAVCGAANNQLLTMRHGEQLASRGILYVPDYAANAGGLINVAQEWAGYDREKAYARASNIFDTIDTLLRRAKESGQRPEQVADRMVEEKLSA; the protein is encoded by the coding sequence ATGAGTTACTTCACGCAATTGCTCGAAGGCGGTTACGAAGCCGTCCATCTGCTCAGCGATTCCCGCACGGGCCTGAAGGCCATTGTGGGGATGCACAACACGCGGCTGGGTCCAGGGCTGGGCGGTACTCGCGCCCTGTCGACCTACACCTCCGAGGAGGAGGCTGTCGCGGACGCGCTCCGGTTGGCGCGCGGCATGACGTACAAGGCGGCGCTCGCGGGCCTGCCGCATGGAGGCGGCAAGGCCGTCATCATGCTGCCTCGCGGCAACTTCGACCGGGCGAAGCTGTTCGAGTCGTTTGGCCGCGCCGTCGAGTCGCTCTGCGGCCGCTACATCACCACCGAGGACAGCGGCACCAGCACCGACGACATGGAGCACGTGCGCAAGCACACGAAGTACGTCGTGGGCTTGAAGGAGCGCAGCGGAGACCCGTCGCCGGTGACGGCGTTCGGCGTGGCGCGGGCGATGGAGGCCACGGCGAAGAACGTCTTCGGCAGCGCGGACCTGAAGGGTCTGCGCGTCACCGTGCTGGGTGTGGGCCACGTGGGCATGTACCTGGTGAAGGAGCTCCACGAGCGCGGCGCCAAGGTGTGGGTGAGCGACATCAACGCCGCCAGCGTGGAGCACGCGGTGAAGCACTACGGCGCCACGGCGGTGGACGCGGACACCCTGCACCGCATGGAGGCGGACGTCTTCGCGCCGTGCGCGCTCGGCGGCGCCATCAACGACGCCACGCTGCCGCTCCTGAAGGTGAAGGCGGTGTGCGGGGCGGCCAACAATCAATTGCTCACGATGCGACACGGTGAGCAGCTCGCCAGCCGGGGCATCCTCTACGTGCCGGACTACGCGGCCAACGCGGGCGGCCTCATCAACGTGGCGCAGGAGTGGGCGGGGTACGACCGGGAGAAGGCGTACGCCCGGGCGTCGAACATCTTCGACACCATTGACACCCTGCTGCGGCGCGCGAAGGAGTCCGGCCAGCGCCCCGAGCAGGTGGCCGACCGCATGGTGGAAGAGAAGCTGTCGGCCTGA
- the rpoN gene encoding RNA polymerase factor sigma-54 produces MAMELKQSLKLAQQLVMTPQLQQAIKLLQLSRMELLEQVREEMDQNPLLEQPDEQAPGDVGDKEPGEASLEADNVEIPRDVELPAATPDTAQEFKADGDGPPEIDWEAYLNSYQFNEPTTASNKGNVATDDLPSFEANLVKKEDLVDHIQEQLGTLRLNDAERRVAMLILGNLDDDGYLKLPDVEGDPLIRLCNEADVPMHVAERTLRRIQMLEPRGCGARDLQECLLIQLQGMKEPQAPLLGLIIKRHMKYLESKNLPAIAKDLKVTLEEVVEAVKLLPKLDPKPGRNFSGDDAQYITPDVFVYKMGEEYTVVLNDDGLSKLRISGTYRNALKTGAVGPGQTKDFIQDKLRSAVWLIRSIHQRQRTIYKVTESIVKFQRDFLDKGIAHLKPLILRDVAEDIGMHESTVSRVTTSKYVHTPQGIFELKYFFNSSIARVSGEDTASEAVKHHIKQIVAQEDARNPYSDQKIVELLRSQGTEIARRTVAKYREVLGILPSSKRKRYY; encoded by the coding sequence ATGGCGATGGAACTCAAACAAAGCCTGAAGCTTGCGCAGCAGCTGGTGATGACGCCCCAGCTGCAGCAGGCCATCAAGCTGCTTCAGCTCTCGAGGATGGAGCTGCTGGAGCAGGTCCGCGAGGAGATGGACCAGAATCCTCTCCTGGAGCAGCCGGACGAGCAGGCGCCGGGCGACGTGGGAGACAAGGAGCCGGGGGAAGCTTCGCTGGAGGCGGACAACGTCGAGATTCCGCGCGACGTGGAGCTGCCGGCGGCCACGCCGGACACCGCGCAGGAGTTCAAGGCGGACGGGGATGGGCCGCCGGAGATCGACTGGGAGGCGTACCTCAACAGCTACCAGTTCAACGAGCCGACCACGGCGTCCAACAAGGGCAACGTGGCCACGGACGACCTTCCGTCCTTCGAGGCCAACCTCGTCAAGAAGGAGGACCTGGTCGACCACATCCAGGAGCAGCTCGGCACGCTGCGCCTGAATGACGCCGAGCGCCGGGTGGCCATGCTCATCCTGGGCAACCTGGATGACGACGGCTACTTGAAGCTGCCGGACGTGGAGGGCGACCCGCTCATCCGCCTGTGCAACGAGGCGGACGTGCCCATGCACGTGGCCGAGCGCACCTTGCGACGCATCCAGATGCTGGAGCCTCGCGGCTGCGGCGCGCGAGACCTGCAGGAGTGCCTGCTCATCCAGCTGCAGGGGATGAAGGAGCCGCAGGCGCCGCTGCTGGGCCTCATCATCAAGCGGCACATGAAGTACCTGGAGAGCAAGAACCTGCCCGCCATCGCCAAGGACCTGAAGGTCACCTTGGAGGAAGTGGTGGAGGCGGTGAAGCTGCTCCCGAAGCTGGACCCGAAGCCGGGCCGCAACTTCAGCGGCGACGACGCCCAGTACATCACCCCCGACGTCTTCGTTTACAAGATGGGGGAGGAGTACACGGTGGTGCTCAACGACGACGGCCTGTCCAAGCTGCGCATCTCCGGCACCTACCGGAACGCGCTGAAGACGGGCGCGGTGGGCCCGGGCCAGACGAAGGACTTCATCCAGGACAAGCTGCGCAGCGCGGTGTGGCTCATCCGCTCCATCCACCAGCGGCAGCGGACCATCTACAAGGTCACCGAGAGCATCGTGAAGTTCCAGCGGGACTTCCTGGACAAGGGCATCGCCCACTTGAAGCCGCTCATCCTCCGGGACGTGGCCGAGGACATCGGCATGCACGAGTCCACGGTGAGCCGCGTGACGACGAGCAAGTACGTGCACACGCCGCAGGGCATCTTCGAGCTGAAGTACTTCTTCAACTCGTCCATTGCCCGCGTGTCCGGCGAGGACACCGCGAGCGAGGCGGTGAAGCACCACATCAAGCAGATTGTCGCGCAGGAGGACGCGCGCAATCCGTACTCGGACCAGAAAATCGTGGAGCTCCTGCGCTCGCAGGGCACCGAAATCGCGCGCCGCACGGTGGCCAAGTACCGCGAGGTGCTGGGCATCCTCCCCAGCAGCAAGCGCAAGCGGTACTACTGA
- the hpf gene encoding ribosome hibernation-promoting factor, HPF/YfiA family, translating into MQFNITFRQFGASDSLKEYAREKVERVNKLLDRAGEAHVVLSLERHLHHADITIHSGAWVLRGRDKSDDMYASIDLAMDKIERQLRRYRDKLKTHHGRERVHHRQDLVNHLKVRHAVFEVPEAEELAAKPTPEVPAVAKVVEASASTPISAATRVVRATQLTVKPLSVDEAVMQMNLMNNDFYVFHNVESDALGIIYRRKDGQYGLIEPHEPPAMAAATGT; encoded by the coding sequence ATGCAGTTCAACATCACCTTCCGTCAGTTCGGGGCGTCGGATTCCCTCAAGGAGTACGCACGCGAGAAGGTCGAGCGGGTGAACAAGCTGTTGGACAGAGCAGGAGAGGCACACGTCGTACTGTCGTTGGAGCGTCACCTCCACCACGCGGACATCACCATCCACTCCGGCGCCTGGGTGCTTCGCGGGCGCGACAAGAGCGATGACATGTACGCGTCCATCGACCTGGCGATGGACAAAATCGAGCGCCAGCTGCGCCGGTACCGGGACAAGCTGAAGACGCATCACGGCCGCGAGCGCGTGCACCACCGGCAGGACCTGGTGAACCACCTGAAGGTCCGCCACGCCGTCTTCGAGGTGCCGGAGGCGGAGGAGCTCGCCGCGAAGCCCACGCCGGAAGTGCCCGCCGTGGCGAAGGTGGTGGAGGCCTCGGCGTCCACGCCCATCTCCGCCGCGACACGCGTGGTTCGCGCCACGCAGCTCACCGTCAAGCCGCTGTCGGTGGATGAGGCGGTGATGCAGATGAACTTGATGAACAACGACTTCTACGTGTTCCACAACGTGGAGTCGGACGCGCTGGGCATCATCTACCGGCGCAAGGATGGCCAGTACGGCCTCATCGAGCCCCACGAGCCGCCCGCGATGGCGGCCGCCACGGGCACCTGA
- a CDS encoding Hsp33 family molecular chaperone HslO, which yields MDELVSGLLKTSDIRVVLALTTDLSREARATHKTAPAAAALLAQSLTAAALLGSLQKGEASRVNLQVECDGPLRGLFVDGDTSGLVRGYVKNTLVEYVGGDDLYHWRPVLGNKGFLSVLRDLGGGEHYRSSVELERFDLAGDLERYFHQSDQLPSHVLLLQLPAQSEGKTEPLGIVAGVLVQPLPGADMEAFQALGERLRRDAASVFQAHASSGASAVLRALIPDSDFEVMSRYPLRFGCSCSKDRVKRALLAMGREELQDVLEKEGQAEATCQFCTTRYVIPGDEIRSMLESGTV from the coding sequence ATGGATGAGCTCGTCAGTGGATTGTTGAAGACGTCGGATATCCGGGTGGTGCTGGCCCTCACCACGGACTTGTCCCGTGAGGCCCGGGCCACCCACAAGACGGCCCCCGCCGCCGCGGCGCTGTTGGCCCAGTCCCTCACCGCCGCCGCCCTGCTGGGCTCCCTCCAGAAGGGGGAGGCGTCCCGGGTCAACCTCCAGGTGGAGTGCGACGGGCCGCTGAGGGGCCTCTTCGTGGACGGCGACACGTCCGGCCTGGTGCGCGGCTACGTGAAGAACACCCTGGTGGAGTACGTGGGCGGCGACGACCTGTACCACTGGCGTCCCGTGCTGGGGAACAAGGGCTTCCTCTCCGTCCTGCGGGACCTGGGGGGCGGCGAGCACTACCGCTCGTCGGTGGAGCTGGAGCGCTTCGACCTCGCCGGAGACCTGGAGCGCTACTTCCACCAGTCGGATCAGCTCCCCTCGCATGTGCTGCTCCTGCAGCTGCCTGCCCAGTCCGAGGGCAAGACGGAGCCCCTGGGCATCGTCGCGGGCGTGCTCGTGCAGCCGCTACCGGGCGCGGACATGGAAGCCTTCCAGGCCCTGGGTGAGCGTCTCCGCCGCGATGCGGCGTCCGTGTTCCAGGCGCACGCGTCCTCGGGGGCCTCCGCGGTGCTGCGTGCGCTCATCCCCGACTCGGACTTCGAGGTGATGTCGCGTTATCCGCTGCGCTTTGGCTGTTCGTGCAGCAAGGACCGCGTGAAGCGCGCGCTGTTGGCCATGGGACGCGAGGAGCTTCAGGACGTTCTGGAAAAGGAAGGGCAGGCGGAGGCGACGTGCCAGTTCTGCACGACGCGCTATGTCATTCCAGGAGATGAAATCCGGAGCATGTTGGAGAGCGGCACGGTTTGA
- the dacB gene encoding D-alanyl-D-alanine carboxypeptidase/D-alanyl-D-alanine endopeptidase, producing MQVHRARHLLAASAIVSLLLPLGTLAAPPSAEKRADREALRAALLAVLQRPSLKVSRVGVHMQSLDDGSVVFTHNADELLNPASNVKLVTSAAALAVLGSEFRYETEFLVDGMSAEGKVKTLYVRGKGDPSVTTERLWSVASELWHTGVREVGEIVVDDSWFDMERTPPGYDQEDSDRAYMAPTGALSLNWNAVAIYVRPGSGPGAKGIVEMEPPSDYFIVENQLSTGARRARRVSVTSDPAGAQQKIVVRGQVPAERGGATSQWKKIDNPPMYFGQTLKQILSTRGMKVRGKVRQGLTSSSARMVYVAQSDTFDVLLKRLNKLSSNFVAEQLLKTMGAEGRGAPGSFGKGVEVVEQFLEREVGIARGTYVMKNGSGLNDANRFSAAQLNKLLRYMYGRFPLAPEYLSSVPIAGKDGTLKYRFEGSDAVGRLRAKTGTLEGVSALSGYVTSAGGEHFSFSMMVNDFAGRAGPIVAGLDALGAAVAATGSSLGPSSAVAALAEGGRSSGAIDDVAARIKTYLELGRQRDSRNLGFLRTAWRSERDPAVRAVLAESLYQSNPHDYLGARTLLDSYSAGNDVYGRLREVARVLSVEVPGVTSMVELAAAGNTEALARVLELAGATGTDAQAQAELSVALGEVARTAPEALVVALRSALPADRDAATTLLARSLVEAGQGDHPFWKSLRRMLGAADPQVAAFAKGLDSTLSQKVAEAKAPRPSEGGGAVQVVAPAGGTPPPPPPPRPTGSAPEARTETRPGG from the coding sequence GTGCAGGTTCATCGAGCCAGACACCTCTTGGCCGCGTCGGCCATCGTTTCCCTGCTGCTTCCCTTGGGTACCCTGGCGGCGCCACCCTCCGCCGAGAAGCGCGCGGACCGTGAGGCCCTGCGCGCGGCCTTGCTCGCGGTGCTTCAGCGCCCCTCGCTCAAGGTGAGCCGGGTGGGGGTGCACATGCAGAGCCTGGATGATGGCTCGGTGGTGTTCACCCACAACGCGGACGAGCTGCTCAATCCCGCGTCCAACGTGAAGCTCGTGACGTCCGCGGCGGCGCTGGCGGTGCTTGGCTCGGAGTTCCGGTACGAGACGGAGTTCCTGGTCGATGGGATGAGCGCGGAAGGCAAGGTGAAGACGCTCTACGTGCGCGGCAAGGGCGACCCGTCCGTGACGACCGAGCGCCTGTGGAGCGTGGCGTCGGAGCTGTGGCACACGGGCGTGCGCGAAGTGGGCGAAATCGTCGTGGACGACTCCTGGTTCGACATGGAGCGCACTCCGCCCGGGTATGACCAGGAGGACTCGGACCGGGCGTACATGGCGCCCACCGGCGCGCTGAGCCTGAACTGGAACGCGGTGGCCATCTACGTGCGGCCGGGCTCGGGCCCTGGCGCCAAGGGCATCGTGGAGATGGAGCCGCCCAGCGACTACTTCATCGTGGAGAACCAGCTCTCCACCGGGGCTCGCCGCGCGCGGCGCGTGTCCGTCACGTCGGACCCGGCGGGTGCACAGCAGAAAATCGTGGTGCGCGGGCAGGTGCCGGCCGAGCGCGGGGGGGCCACCAGCCAGTGGAAGAAGATCGACAACCCTCCCATGTACTTCGGCCAGACGCTCAAGCAGATCCTGAGCACGCGCGGCATGAAGGTCCGGGGGAAGGTGAGGCAGGGGCTCACGTCGTCCTCGGCGCGCATGGTGTACGTGGCGCAGTCGGACACGTTCGACGTGCTGCTCAAGCGCCTCAACAAGCTGTCGAGCAACTTCGTCGCGGAGCAGCTGCTCAAGACGATGGGCGCGGAGGGCCGGGGTGCGCCGGGCTCGTTCGGCAAGGGTGTGGAGGTGGTGGAGCAGTTCCTGGAGCGCGAGGTGGGGATTGCTCGCGGCACGTACGTCATGAAGAACGGCAGCGGTCTGAATGACGCCAACCGCTTCTCGGCCGCGCAGCTCAACAAGCTGCTTCGCTACATGTACGGGCGCTTCCCGCTGGCACCGGAGTACCTGTCGTCGGTGCCCATCGCGGGCAAGGACGGCACGCTGAAGTACCGCTTCGAGGGCAGCGACGCGGTGGGCCGGCTGCGCGCGAAGACGGGCACGCTGGAAGGGGTCTCCGCGCTGAGCGGCTACGTGACGAGCGCGGGCGGAGAGCACTTCTCCTTCTCGATGATGGTCAACGACTTCGCGGGACGCGCGGGCCCCATCGTCGCGGGCCTGGATGCGCTGGGCGCGGCGGTGGCGGCCACGGGCTCCAGCCTGGGCCCGTCGAGCGCGGTGGCGGCGCTGGCCGAAGGAGGCCGGTCGTCCGGAGCCATCGACGACGTGGCGGCCCGCATCAAGACGTACCTGGAGCTGGGGCGGCAGCGCGACTCGCGCAACCTGGGCTTCCTGCGCACCGCGTGGCGCAGCGAGCGGGACCCCGCGGTGCGGGCGGTGCTCGCGGAGAGCCTCTACCAGTCCAACCCGCATGACTACCTGGGGGCGCGCACGCTGCTGGACAGCTACTCGGCGGGCAACGACGTGTATGGCCGCCTGAGGGAAGTGGCGCGCGTGTTGTCCGTGGAGGTGCCTGGCGTCACCAGCATGGTGGAGCTGGCGGCGGCCGGGAACACGGAGGCGCTGGCGCGGGTGCTGGAGCTCGCGGGCGCGACGGGGACGGACGCGCAGGCCCAGGCGGAGCTGTCCGTGGCGCTGGGAGAGGTGGCTCGCACGGCGCCGGAGGCACTGGTGGTGGCGCTGCGCTCGGCCCTGCCCGCCGACCGGGATGCGGCCACGACGCTGCTGGCCCGCTCGCTGGTGGAGGCGGGGCAGGGGGACCACCCCTTCTGGAAGTCGCTGCGTCGGATGCTGGGCGCCGCGGATCCCCAGGTGGCGGCCTTCGCCAAGGGGCTGGACTCCACGCTGTCGCAGAAGGTGGCGGAGGCCAAGGCGCCTCGTCCGTCCGAGGGCGGCGGCGCGGTGCAGGTGGTGGCTCCGGCGGGTGGGACTCCGCCGCCACCCCCTCCTCCGCGTCCGACGGGGAGCGCCCCGGAGGCTCGCACCGAGACGCGTCCAGGCGGGTAG